The genomic window AACTCTCCTGTGGAAATCTAGACGCTCCTCAGGCCAGTGCGGCGTTTATGATGGCCACAACGTAATCCTCGCTGAGTTCATCCGCTGGCAGTCCGCCGTGAGGGGCTACTGGCTCGTGGTCGGCGATGCCCTGCTGCTTCAGCCAGATAGGACTGTGTGGCTGGCAGTTCTCGCGAACTTAAGATCGCACGAGTTGTTCCAGTGTGACTGTCTGAAGGTTTACTTCCGTGGGGGGGCGCCAACAGCGCGTACGGTCTCATCCCTCGGTGGGCTATGATCCTCAAAATTGTCGAAGCGCTCACTCGCTGCACCAACACCAGGCTCGAGATAGTGTGCGATGCTCTTAAAAAATCACTAGCCGCCCGATTTGTGGCAAATCAACTTTGTTTTGTAACCCCTAGTATTACCGCGCAAGATCAGGACCCGTGTCGAACTCAATGTATCTTGTGGCCTGCTATCCTCAGCGTGCTCAGTGCGCTGATTTACCGTAACGCCTCTGAATAACCTATCTGTTAGTTCCATGCCTGCGCCCCGATGGCTCTTAAACTTCGCTACAGGTAGAAAGTCTAGAACCCCTAAAAGGCGGCTGCTCTATCCTGCTGAGCTACAGGCGGGTGGAGACCGCAGTTTAGCGGAAACTCCCCAGGCACCCCAGCCTCAAAGAACGCTTTTCGCGCCCCACGAGCAATGCGATACTCAAAGCTTCAGCAAAAGAGGTAGCAGCGATGAGCGACATGGATCTCGAAATTGCCCCCTATCTGGCCCTGATGGTCAATAAGGAAGGCGAAGACATCTATTTCCACTCGGGTGCAAAAATACTCATCAAAGGCCCCTTCGGCTTTGCCTGGCTCGGTGAGCAGCTGCAGCCAGGACAGGTAGACCACATTTTTCGGAGCATCGCCTCCGACAAAAAGATCATGGAGTTTGAGGAACACGGCGAGGTGGACTTCAGCCTCGGCGTTCCTAATCTGGGACGCTTCCGTGGCTCTGCTTTCCGCCAGCGCGGCGAGACCTCCCTGGTGTTTCGCTACGTGCGCAACGATATCCCCACGGTGGAGGAACTGGGACTACCCACCGTACTCAACGACCTGGTGATGGAAAAAAATGGTCTTGTCGTCGTGGTCGGTGCCACGGGTTCGGGTAAATCGACATCCCTTGCCGCGATGATTGATCATCGCAATACAAATGCGGCGGGGCATATTCTCACGCTGGAAGATCCCATCGAATATCTCCATAACCACAAACGCTCCGTGGTCGCCCAGCGGGAGATTGGCGTCGACACGGAAAGCTATAGCACCGGTATACGCTCAGCGATGCGCTCCGCCCCCAACGTGATTCTCCTGGGGGAGATCCGCGACCACGAGACCATGGAATTTGGCCTCAAGTTCGCGAACACGGGTCACCTGTGTCTGACCACGCTTCACGCCAACAACGCGGTTTCTGCGCTTGAACGAATGATGACTTTTTTCCCGCCGGAAGATCAGGCCAACGAGGTGGTCAGAATCGCCCAGAACCTCCGGGGCATCATCTCCCAGCGACTGGTGCCCACCATAGACGGGGGCAAGTGCGCGGCCATGGAAGTCCTGGTAAACACTCCTCGCGTGCAGGACCTGATCACCAAGCAGGACCTTACGGAGCTACGCAACACCATTGAGCAGGGCAGCAAATACCAGATGCGTACCTTTGATCAGGCGCTCATTGCACTCTACGAAAAAGGCACTATTTCTGCGGAGACCGCTGTTGAGTACTCAGATTCCAAGAACAATGTGTCCCTGCATATTCGCCTGAATAAGGGCGACGCTTTTGACAACGTTGATCTGGAGCTCGATGAAATAGATCGTCGCTAGGAAGCGTGCTCCCGGCCCCTGCCGGGGCCTGGGAACCTCTTTTGACCTCCAGAATCCATGGAGAAGTGTATTCAGAGCTAATCCAGCCGACGTCAGGCTGGGGGCTAGCTCAGATCCAGACCAATCTTCCCAAAATGCTGACCACTTTCCTGATAGCGGAAGGCTTCGGTCAGCTCCTTGAGCTGAAAACTGCGATCCAGCACAGGACGCAATTCCCAGTCCTCAAAGGCTTTGGTCATATTGGCCTGATGCTGTCGGGAACCCACGGTAATTCCCGACATGGTCGCATTGCGCTGAAAAAATTCCGCCAGGGGCACATCGCCGGAAATTCCCGTTAACACCCCAATCATGCTGATGGCACCGCCAACACGAAGGGCCCGCACGGACTGGGTTACCGTGCCGGGGCCGCCCACCTCGACAACGAGGCTGACACCGCCGGTCAGCTCTGCCGCCCGACGGCCCCACTCCGGCTCCTCGCGGTAGTTGATAACCTCATCAGCGCCCAGTTCCTTGAGCTTCTGGAGCTTGGCTTCGCTCGAAGACGTCGCCAGGACTTTGCAACCAAGATGCCTGGCAATCTGCATAGCAAAAATACTGACACCCCCGGTGCCCTGCACAAGGACCCACTCCCCCTCTTGCAGACTCGTCTCCTCTACCAGCGCCCGCCATGCTGTCAGACCAGCGCAAGGCAGAGTCGCGGCCTCTGCAAAGCTCATATGCCCGGGCATGGGAGAAAATGCGCTGGCGGCCATGGTGACGGTCTCACTGGCAAAGCCATCGACATGGTCCCCGGGCACTCCGAGAAGCCCCTCCAGAGTCGCACCGCCGTCCTCCCAGTTAGGAAAAAAACAGCTCATCACGCGATCACCCACAGCATAATCCGTGACCCCTTCACCCACTGCTGTCACCTCACCGGCGCCGTCGGACATGGGTATTCGGTGGTCGTCCACGGGCAGGAGCCCCGCCGCTACCAGATAGTCGTGATAGTTGAGAGAACTCGCCTGTACCCGTACCTGAACTTCGCCGGCATCGGGAGCCCGGGGTTCAGTCTCACCCAGGGTGAGGCCGTCCAGGCCGCCGGATTTTGTGACATAGATGTGTTGCATGCCTGTCTCCTGCGTTTGCATGTGAGATAAGAAATTTTCGCCCGCTTTCCCGCTACCGCGCAGAGCGCCTAGGACAGTTTGAGTTTCAGCGTATCCCGGGCTTCCCTTAACAGCGCTTCCTGAAAGTCAGGATGGGCAATGGCAATAAGATCCTTTGCCCGTTGCCCCAGGGATCGCCCCCGCAGCTCCGCCACGCCAAACTCCGTGACAACATAATCGACCTGAGCACGGGTGGTGACCACGCCGGCGCCCGCTGCAAGAGTTGTTACCAGTCGCGAGAGCGCGCCTTTCTGCGCCGTACTGGGAAGAGCAATGATCGATTTGCCGTGCTCCGAATAGGTCGCTCCTAGAACAAAATCCACCTGCCCTCCCACGCCGGAATAGATCTGATGACCGATGGAATCAGCGCAGACCTGACCCGAGAGGTCGATCTGCAGGGCACTGTTGATGGAGGTTACCCTGGAATTCTTGGCGATCACCGTCGGATTGTTTACAAACTCGATATCGAGAAAAGTCACTTCCGGGTTGTCATGGACATGGGCATAGAGTGCATCGCTGCCCATGGTAAATCCGGTGACACTTCTGCCCGTGGCAATCTTCTTTCTGGCGTTGTTAATGACGCCGGATTCCAGGAGGGGTAGCACGCCGTCGGAAAACATTTCTGTGTGCACACCCAGGTCCTTATGGTCTCCCAGACAGCGCAGTGCTGCATCGGGGATCGCACCAATACCCATCTGCAAACAGGCGCCGTCATCCACGAGGCTGGCGACATTTGCCCCGATGCGGCTTTCTGTATCCGTACTGCCTTTGCTCACCACGTTGATCAGGGGCTCGGACTGCTGAAAGGCGCTATGTATATCCCGCACGTTAACGAAGCTGTCGCCATGGGTCCGCGGCATCAGGGGGTTAATGTGGGCGACAATCCTGCCCGCGACGTCGCAGGCCGCCTTCGTGGCTTCCACGGAAATCCCAAGGGAGCAATTGCCGTGGCGATCCGGGGGAGAAACCTGAATCAATGCCGTGTCCACCCGCTGCTCGCCCTTCCGAAACAGCTTGGGGATCTCCGAGAGGAACATCGGTACGTAGTCAGCACGGCCGTCGTTAATGAGTTTTCGCGTTTCCCGTCCTGCAAAAAAGCAGCGATGACGCAGATGACCCTCCAGGGCCGGCGCCGTGACCTGATCCGCGTGCTCCAGGTGCAATTGCATCAGGGTAACGTCCTTGCAGGAGGTGGCGTGTTCCGCCAGGGCATCCAGCAGGAGCACCGGCGTAGCCGCCATGGAGTGAGACCAAATGTACTCGCCACTCTGAATCCCGCCTACGGCTTCCAGGGCGCTATCGCAGTACTTCATGGGACCAGCTTCCGAAAGAAAGTGCACCGAGTCTAGCCTTCGACGCGCGCTTACCGCAACGGATTCCGCTAGGGCGTCGCCCGCATAGTCAGGCCGATGCTGAACATCAGATGGGTAAGCACTGCGATGAACGTCAACCAGCTTCGCATACGCGTGTACCAATCAGCCCGATGGGGAAGCTGACGCTCATACCAGAGGAGGGCAAGGTGTCCCAGCATCAGCAGCAGGGCTGCCAAAAGCGGCTGTGCTGTCAGCATCGCCAGCACAGCGAAGAGCACAATACCATTGCTGATGAGAATAGCTGCGCCCTGCCCCGCCGCGGGCTCGGGAAGGGTTTCACCCCACAAGGTGCCGCCCAGAAAACACAGAATAGCTGTGGAATATAAAAGAAAGCTGCGCTGGGACAGGGCCAGGAGCAGGTCGTCGAGAAACATTACCCCGAGGGATGCAACGATAAAGGGTATCAACCCGGCGACACCCAGGGCCTGCATCAAACGCATGGACATCAGGCGGAGGGGGCCAGGCGTTCGATGCTCAGCACGATTTCACCGACGCGAAAACCGAACTTTCGCATTTGCGATTCGTTGATAAGGACGTCGGGGGTGAGAAGATACATGCGATCGTCAATCTTGAGATTGATGGTGCCGTCGCCGTAGGGCACCTGGAGCACGTAGTCGAGAAACATCGCGTTCCCCGCCACACTGGCACGCCCCTCGCCTACCACATCGCCGGCGGTAGCAACGTACTGCCCATTACCCGCTGGCGTCAAAGTCCATACCCGCCGACTCTCTTCGCCATCGTCAAACAGGAAATCTTCTTCCAGGGTACCGATGCCGTCGGTCCAGTAGGCATTGATGTCTGCCGTGAAACGACGGATAACCCTGCCGCCGCGATCTTTGAGAACGCCGCGGGCAACCAGCGGCCCGTCGAAGAACTGCTCCGGCTCAAACCTGGGCTCTTCCCCCGCATAGTCCTCAACAGAGATGCTGCCGCAAGCCGTCAGCATCACTGACAGCGCAAGCAACAATACAGTCCGGGTAACACGCATACACACATCCAAATACCTTGATGGGAAACATTACGCAGGGGGCCTCCGGGGGGATCACGTGGCACCCCGGGGGAAACCAATCGTTACGGCTGCGGCGCATATCGCAGGCAAAAAAAACCCGACCAAAAGGTCGGGTTAAAAAATACAGCCATCTGGGGGAGAGATGGTGTTTGCCGCAACGCTTGCGCGTTACTGGAGCTTGATACGCCCCCCCGAATGCGATCGGATCACCCGATCAGAAAAAAGTTTACAGCGACACCGTCCGGCTTACCGCCTGGGTGCCGTAAGCACAGGTCTCGCTGTTACTGAAGCTTTCCAGGCGACTGTGGGCGATATCCCTATCGCCGGAAGACACACCAAAGAGCAGGCCGTCGATATAACCCAGGGCCTTGGCGTAAATCACATCAACCTGTGCATCGGAAAGATCGCCAACGGCCTCATCAAAGCGTGCGTTGAACTGCTCTT from Congregibacter litoralis KT71 includes these protein-coding regions:
- a CDS encoding PilT/PilU family type 4a pilus ATPase, which produces MSDMDLEIAPYLALMVNKEGEDIYFHSGAKILIKGPFGFAWLGEQLQPGQVDHIFRSIASDKKIMEFEEHGEVDFSLGVPNLGRFRGSAFRQRGETSLVFRYVRNDIPTVEELGLPTVLNDLVMEKNGLVVVVGATGSGKSTSLAAMIDHRNTNAAGHILTLEDPIEYLHNHKRSVVAQREIGVDTESYSTGIRSAMRSAPNVILLGEIRDHETMEFGLKFANTGHLCLTTLHANNAVSALERMMTFFPPEDQANEVVRIAQNLRGIISQRLVPTIDGGKCAAMEVLVNTPRVQDLITKQDLTELRNTIEQGSKYQMRTFDQALIALYEKGTISAETAVEYSDSKNNVSLHIRLNKGDAFDNVDLELDEIDRR
- a CDS encoding zinc-dependent alcohol dehydrogenase family protein, whose product is MQHIYVTKSGGLDGLTLGETEPRAPDAGEVQVRVQASSLNYHDYLVAAGLLPVDDHRIPMSDGAGEVTAVGEGVTDYAVGDRVMSCFFPNWEDGGATLEGLLGVPGDHVDGFASETVTMAASAFSPMPGHMSFAEAATLPCAGLTAWRALVEETSLQEGEWVLVQGTGGVSIFAMQIARHLGCKVLATSSSEAKLQKLKELGADEVINYREEPEWGRRAAELTGGVSLVVEVGGPGTVTQSVRALRVGGAISMIGVLTGISGDVPLAEFFQRNATMSGITVGSRQHQANMTKAFEDWELRPVLDRSFQLKELTEAFRYQESGQHFGKIGLDLS
- a CDS encoding acetyl-CoA hydrolase/transferase family protein gives rise to the protein MKYCDSALEAVGGIQSGEYIWSHSMAATPVLLLDALAEHATSCKDVTLMQLHLEHADQVTAPALEGHLRHRCFFAGRETRKLINDGRADYVPMFLSEIPKLFRKGEQRVDTALIQVSPPDRHGNCSLGISVEATKAACDVAGRIVAHINPLMPRTHGDSFVNVRDIHSAFQQSEPLINVVSKGSTDTESRIGANVASLVDDGACLQMGIGAIPDAALRCLGDHKDLGVHTEMFSDGVLPLLESGVINNARKKIATGRSVTGFTMGSDALYAHVHDNPEVTFLDIEFVNNPTVIAKNSRVTSINSALQIDLSGQVCADSIGHQIYSGVGGQVDFVLGATYSEHGKSIIALPSTAQKGALSRLVTTLAAGAGVVTTRAQVDYVVTEFGVAELRGRSLGQRAKDLIAIAHPDFQEALLREARDTLKLKLS
- a CDS encoding DUF3429 domain-containing protein, which translates into the protein MSMRLMQALGVAGLIPFIVASLGVMFLDDLLLALSQRSFLLYSTAILCFLGGTLWGETLPEPAAGQGAAILISNGIVLFAVLAMLTAQPLLAALLLMLGHLALLWYERQLPHRADWYTRMRSWLTFIAVLTHLMFSIGLTMRATP
- a CDS encoding DUF3833 domain-containing protein — its product is MLALSVMLTACGSISVEDYAGEEPRFEPEQFFDGPLVARGVLKDRGGRVIRRFTADINAYWTDGIGTLEEDFLFDDGEESRRVWTLTPAGNGQYVATAGDVVGEGRASVAGNAMFLDYVLQVPYGDGTINLKIDDRMYLLTPDVLINESQMRKFGFRVGEIVLSIERLAPSA